The stretch of DNA ATTAGCGACAATTGAAACATGTGTAGGAACTATATTCAAGAAGCAGCAAATAACATCCATGGTGAATGAACTGATACAATCAATACATAAGGTTAATCTAAAACTCATCTTTGTTTACTTCTCTCCCCCAAACTTATTTTGATAATATGAACCTGTTCCATTCCAAGGTTTAAAACTGTTCAAGTTACAATAATCCAGAATAACAAAATATTTCAAGAATATACTCATATTTTTACCCATTTCTTAATGATAACAAAATACCTATATTTTCCTATCTACAGAGATGGTCTGCCTTCGATATTATTATACAAATGTGGATGAAGAGCCTGTATGAATGAGACGAACAGAGAAACATGATATATTAAAATGCAGTAcaccttttaaaaacaaaactatGACACCACATTCTGGAAAACAAAATTCATTCCTGAAATAAGAATCTTACATATAAAATAAGAATCTTAAGCTGATTTATTAGaatcaattttattattaaaattatttatcaaCATCAATAATTAAATTCCATTTAAGATCAAAGACCTAAATTTATATCAGAATTTTTTACAAATATTGCTTTCCCTTTAAAAACGTTCACCACCCATTCATATATAATTCTAAACATATTGAAACAGTTGAGAAATATGAACAATTGTCCGTATAACTTGTAGTGTAAACAAAAGTTAAAAATTGttgtgaaaatttaaattttttgcattttATCTATTCAATTAATTTTAATCACAAATAGGTGGAATATATATGAATAAATAACAGATCATTAATGTAACTTTAATTATAGCACTTTACAAACacatacaaaaatttacagttaaacaaaccCCTAAAAATTATGAAAGCAGTTCTTTTTGAAAATTAACTCAAATACCTACTTAAATTAAAACtagatatataaataaaacaaaagattgttagtataatattttcattttacaaGAGGTCTAGACTTGGAATCATCATCACAGCATGCAGCTTTGTACTTTCTCACCTCACTCATATACATAGACCAAGCATCATGTGATGAGCTCTCCTCAGAAGTTGGAGGCTTTGGTTTTTGCACCATGCCAGTTTTTAATACTTTACCACCTCTTCTCTTACCAAATATTGGAATTGGTTTTGGAGCTACAACTGGTGGAGGTTCTTCAACTTTCTTTTGTTGTTCTTGCATTTTCTtaaacatttctaaaaatgaacCATCATTTTTGAAAACATTATCTTTTGTAGTATCTTCTACTGATGGATTAAATTGAGAATTTATATCTTGCATATTAGTATCTCTTTCTTCAGATGATCTTTGAGGAGATCGTCTGTGCTTTAATTTACTTGATTTATATGATCTTGAGTGACTTTTTGACCTAGATTTAGATCTGGAATGTTTTGGAGATCGTCTTCGCTTGTGTCTATGCCTTCGATAGTAAGATGGTGAGCGAGATCGACTTTTAGAAGAACTGTATCTTCTCCTTCTATGACGAGAGCGGGACCTTGATCGTCGAGATCGGCCCTTAGATCTAGATCTAGAATGTCGTCTTCGAAATCTCTCACGAGATTGACTTCTAGACTTTGATCTAAATCTGCGATCTAAGTACCGTTTCTCATACTCAACATACTCAGGATTTTTTAAATATGGATTGACTAGATCTATGGGTCTACCTGCTGGCTCGTTTTCCTCATCTTCCCTTTCTATGGACATTTCTTTCTCTGATCTATGGCCTGGATCATCATTAATTTCTTCTAGTAGAAGATCTTCAGTTCCCGGAGGCGGGGGTATATTCCATTCTACAGGAACAGGATTCATCTGTGGGAAGTATGATGATTGACCTACAAGAGAACTTGCAGGTATAATTAAATGCAAAAGGTAAAAAATAGTTCATCTTGCTGGTAAAAGTTTGTAAAGtgctatttttttaaaataatgcaataaattcaaTAGGCATTAAAATTAACTTTGCAGAGAGATGTTAGATAATCAATCAACCAACTCCTTGTTGACATGCCGAAATAAAATAGATCATTATAAAAACATCTAAATGTGCAAACGAACAAATTCACACCCTAAATTAAAAGTAATTTCTCACAATAATTTTACCCTACAAATAGCAGTACCTGAATTAAATGCTGGATTATATTTTCCTCAAAATTCTTTTCCAAAATATGTCTGCCACTTTAGCTGAATGAACAAAAGTACGACTAGCGACAGTTGGCGATATGGACCGATTTTTTACGATTTACATTTTATGTAAGAGTATGTTCAGAATATCAGTTGAAATGCAAATGACCTTCACGTAAATTCAGGaccataaaatataataatttattatattctcAAGTCAGGGTCAGCATGTCAGCAATACTtttgctattttatttattaaacagtttgTTATTTCCACTGTCAAAGTTGTGAAATAAAATTAgagaaaaaaattctttttgtttataatttgaaACATCTGTTTGCGCAACTTGAACAAAACTTGGATTGACTTATTTATGTACCTTGCTTGATGGCAAAAacgtaattaatttttatttcttggaaTTTAAAACAAGGTTGTTATTTAAACTCCCATGAAAAACCGCCATGCTAATCACAGAATAAGAAATTTAACTCCTAAAAAGAAGAAATTTTAAGATGAAAATGGCAATGCAGGCAATGGGCATCACAATCAAATTACGTCAAGACGTCAATTGTCAATGCGCGCAtgtgaaaattatagaaatagaagttatatatttatttttgaaatagaaTTCTTTAAATTGGaaacttaaaatttataatttagaaCAATGGCAGATGATCAAGCAATTAATGGAAGCGCTGAAGACTTACCAGAAAAGAATCAAAAAAAAGTTGCCAAATACGATAGTGGAGCAGCCGATCTGGAAAAAGTTACAGATTatgcagaagaaaaagaaatatctACCCAAGATGTAGCAAATGCAATATCAGCTATAGGTGATAGAAGAAATAAAGATGCTTTAGAAAAACAAGCTAGAGAAAAAGAACTGTTGAAAGTATCAATTAAAAAGGAAGATGTGGATTTGATTGTTCGCGAAATGGAAATATCTAGAACTTTGGCAGAAAGGACTCTTAGGGAATATCATGGGAATGTTGTAAATGCTTTGATAGCATTGACCAATTGaactttattatattaaaaagaacAATTTTAGTCCTGACAGTAAGAATATTTTCCAAATAAAACAGTGAAcactattattttttgtttttacaaaattGGCACTGTTTAGGTGACAATGAACCTTTTTTAAGTGTAGTACTTTACCATGTCTACTACTATGCATTTATTGTTACTAAATTAATTAATAAGGAATGATTTGTTCCAAGTTGGTAATTAAGAATTGTCTTGGATGTTCTATGTATTACTGTAATTTGTCAACTAAAATGTAATAAGAATTAGATATATAGCAGTTTTTGTATATTCTATTGATGGATAATTCTGACACATTTGAACAGATTATCCTTAAatgatctgttttttttttatccaaTGATGGTTGGTTAATCTCAATTGGTTGTGTTGAAGAAGCCTTTAGAGTTTTGCTGTTTATTTaggaaaaatgttaaaaatttatttaataattttagcaATTCTTTATGACCAACTTTTTTGTACATCTATAACTTTAATAGTAATATAAAAGCCCCTTCCGAACTAAGTTGGCCCAAAgtcatatttttcaaaaatttgtttttaaggAGCTTTATTGTGATCTTCATTTATTCTTATTTGTATAACACCAAATGTTAAATCAATAAAACTAATAACTACAACAGgataaatctaaaaaaatatacaatgtaGGCACATAATCGATTTGAAAGTTCACCATTTAGTAACGCCACCTTTATTCTTTATGATCTCCAAAATTGTTTGAGGCATAGTTTTAACTAACAATACAAAATTCTGGTGTGAAGGAATCCCATCTTTCTTGAAGTCTGCTTCAATTCAGGAATTGTTCTAGTGGTTGGTTTACAGCACTTTTTTCATCTCTTGCTAAAAATTTTCTATGGGAGATATATCAGGATCTGAAAACATTGTACCATAGTTTTGCATCCATTTCAAACTCTTTTGATGTATGGCATCCTACACTagcctgttggaagacaaaatatTGCAGTTCCTCCATAATAGATCAAAGAGATTGTTCTAAAATGTCCACATATTTGATTATATGTAAAATTCCTTCAATAATATGAAATTTTCCTACACCTTTATTGTAAATATCTATACATTTCATCCCAAATCGTAACTGATTCAGGAAATATCACTTTTCTTTCTACACAGTCCAGTCAGGAAACTCATGTTTGCTGCATGTTCAGCAAATAATGTGAATTTGACTAAACCCACTTGAGATCTTGACTCATCCCTCCATTGTATCGCCTTCCAATGTTTAAAAGTCTAGTCCTTATTTTACTTAGTCCACTTAACCCTATTTTTCTTTTGTGGTGACATCCAAAGTGGCTTTTCTTAGCCTGCAACAGAATCGTGAATTCTCAGTATGGTTTTTATTCATGTTTTAACCAAATGGCTTAATTTATGTATAGTAAATCTCAACTCTCTGTGATATGTGAATCTAGGAATTTGCCTTCCAACAGCACTACTTCACAGAATacttggttcaaaatattttacatgctgatttttttgtcatttttcctAATACTCTTCTGTTTGGCTTTTTCTCTCATTGTGGCAACTGAGCctgtagttttattgcttctaactatatttcttacactacaccatgataattaattaaaaactcttatgaatacatttttttattaataatcttTCCTTTATCCTTTCAAACCTTGAGGAGGAGGTACTGGGGTTCTTAGGATACAGCCAGTTTCAGATTGAATCTTAATTAATTGTCAAGCCACACATATACTATATAAGACTACAAAATTTCTAAAATGCATCTGCCAATTGTGATTCAATTTTTTAGAGCCACCTTATGTAATTATAACATTAGTTATCATGGTACACATGGCTACTCTTTATGTAATTATAACATTAAATTGGATTCATCTATGGtaggaaacattttaatttgttgcaGTTCTGATATTATCAAAGTTTATAAAAATAACGGATTACATGGTTTTTTTTCTGTTGAATgatattaaaaatttcatattACTTAACTTGGGGACCAACAAAAGCAGTTAgtacatataattttttatagtgACCAAAAAACTGTGATTTTAAAGTTGGCCTATCTGACTTGGGAAGGGGCTCATATATGtctaaatagtttatttacaagtGATCATTATTACAGAAACATCTGTCCTTAGTAATTAACTTTGTGAAAATTCAGGAGAAAGCAATGTTTTATTTACAACACAAATGTAATTTTGACCTAACAATCACCTATTAGAAAAATGTTTtctacaattttgtaaataaatcaaaaacttATATTGTAAGTGTATTTGAAGGTATGTTTTAACAAGAATAAGTCAATTTCTACTATcaggtattaaaaaaaatgggaTGACTAGAGCCAAAGAAAACAATTTCTGGGTAaaacatttaatatttaaataaaaaatataactaaataaaTAGTTTCCATTTATCCTGGAGGCCAGTCCATTTGTCTTCCTCCTAAAATATGAATGTGCAAGTGATACACTGACTGACAACCATCCTTTCCATTATTTATAACAAGTCTATAGCCATTTGGCAGTTTCTTCTGTGCAAGAGTTTTAGCTGTGTATATGACATGTCCAATTAGCTAAAATTAGATGATAATTATATTTATCAAAGGTGTACAGTAACATTTATGGGTAATGGCATGTTGCAagactaaaattaaataaatatatttatcacTGGCATAGTAATTCTTATCAATATCATTTTAAGTAATTGTTGGAATATTAATAACAATCACAGTGAAAATTTGGCAAAGTCAAAatgacgaaagaaaaaatcttggctacgaaacatcagacattggacccacacaaaaggaaatgaattaatttatcaagcccagaatagagagaaatttgccatattgatcgccaacctcaacagagaaggcacttaggaggaggaaagttaaaatataatataaaataaattttctttccaaccaaattttaaaactgcATAAAATGTTTTCTCTGTGGTAATTTTAAATGTACATATGTATTTGCTAAAAATGAAAATATGTTAGgatgttttttaaagaaaagtactaaggcgtaTCTATAGAGCAGTGAATGActatggagtgtggagaagacattaaaacttcaaactttataggatttaccaggaaccagatattgtAAACATATTTACATAGGACATctaaggtggatagggcatgtaatgtggatggaacaaaatgacacagctagaaaaacgctccttgatagactgattggtcagagaaaaagacccagaacaaggttccttcaTAACAttatgaagacatgagaaatatgggaatacacgCTTGGTGGAGGAAGGCAATGGATAGGTATGGCTGGAGGAAAATTCTTGAtaaggctaggacccacgtagggttgtaaaaccagaatgatgatgatgtatttgcTAAAGCATATGAACTTCACTTAAAAACTTACTGAACCTAATTCAGTGTAAATGAAAAATGTAAAAGTTGCGAGACATTTTGATCAAACGTAAAATTGAGAAGTAGCAAagtgaaaaaaattattgtttactAGATACTATAACTGCTTTTTAAGATTAGATACTCTTATATTTGGTAATAATTTATAGTTAGCTTATAAATTCACTTGcttctttatcagtttctttacTATCGTCGAGCTTTGGGATTCGCCTTTTAGGTATTACTAAAAAATGTACTGGAGCTTGGGGATTGACATCATTAAAAGCCAAACATTTATCATCCTCGAAAATTATATCTGCTGGTATTTCTTTTGatataattttatcaaatattgTACCTTTTTTACTATTGAAAGTGGCTTTTTGAGATTTTTCAACCTCGGAGCTCAtctacaaaaatcaaaaatgaaTGATGTaaacatcaaaacaaaaatctaaacgTTTACTTCTCTTATTCTTAAAATTTGTTGACAGCTCGAAATTTCGAATAATTGTTTCCATTTCACGTTTTTTATGGAATTTTTCACCAAAAAGGCCataatattatttgaaaaatattcaaagttcaaataaaatgaaaattttttgacGACTATGACGTGACATACGATATCTTCTTCTAATTTGTTACTACGTTGAGGAGGAAAACCACAGAACACAGATATTTAGTTGAATTTGGTTGAATGATAAATTTGACCTTTGTAACAAGGAAAAGGAAATTGAATTACTTGTCACATGCCAATTTACATGTAGTCGTACCATACCCGTCACTGTACCAACGCAGTAGAAATCGATTTGGATTGAGCTTAACATTCTCAAGCTTGGCAGCATTTGTTAGCAGCCCTGTTTCTTAACGAAAATAAAGTGTTCCCctaaaatatctacaaaatttgAAAGGTAAAAATCTAACTAGATACAAATAAAGTATATTTATTGCTTTAATATGGTTAATCCAATTTTGGAGTTTGTCATAAAAGAGTCAGGTATGGCTGTTAATTACGTCAGTAgtttttatatctaaaattaatgttttattaacattttaGCAATAATTCCTGGGTGATGTATATTGAACAGTAACTTTTAAAATGACTGCAGAAGGTTTGCATTGTATAATATGCAATGGGGCTTGGGATCCCTGTGCTGACTATATAGAAATATTTGCTGCAGATGTAagtatagaaataataaaaaatttgaaattgaaaATAATTAAGTAAAGATACATTATTCTTAGTTCGGATATAGACTTAGAAAATAGCACATTGCTTAACGGTGTTGATTTACTATTataatttataacaattaagatttgttttttggtttttttaaatataagcCATCTTCAATGGTTACCTCTTTTCCGAGTATGGAGTATTCAACCTCTTATATAAAATAGGTGGCTAGAAGAGTTTCTGGATTGTCTTAGCGTCTGAAATCATTTATATTtgcttattctatttttttttatttgtgctTTTTTTAAGCTGTTCTATAATTTAATTATTGAATATAATTTAGTTTGGTCACCATATTTCTAATATATTATATACCTAATTATCTGAAGACTGGTGGTGAAAGGATGCATTTTCTCTATGCAGTCTATATTTTCAACAAAGTAAAGCTTctttatttaattgtttattcttttattaaattaggtaattattattatattaattcttgtaactcACTCTTTGCCTCAATGGAAGCAgttatttgtatttaaaatatccttacttttattaatttaaaatgttagAATCCCTTTGCCAGTCTAGCCATAACTTTTTTAtactgttttgttatttttttttataataaaacatttttcccattgtacaatttcttttttcatttttgtcTTTGCATATCACAAATCCTGTTTAATcctaattttagttttaattactTATTAATTAATTCGTCttaattactttttattttgtCCAGTTGAACTAACAAgtattaatattgaattaaaattttaGTCCAACAGAGAATCAGACTTACATATAGTATCTTTAGTGTCAACACTGCTAGACAAAGATATTAAAGAAGATCCAGAAAATGTCCAATTAATTTGCAAAAAGTGTTTTTCCTATTTAACTGAACTAGAAGAACTACAAACAAGAGTAGctgaaattaaaaatgaaatttttgaaaCAAGTGGACAAGAAGATAGTGTATTTACAGAAAACGCTGAAAGTGAAATCACACAAGCAAAAAATATTTCTCCTAAGAAGATGTTATTTATTCCATCATCCGATGAAGATTCTACACAAGTATGTATGTTTTGCAGGTTTTTCAGAATTATCAGTatttttataaagttgaatttgCATGTTTTTAGTCCTTAAAAAAACTTTGTTTGGATTTAGGTTCAAGATCTATTTAGCCTCACATAGTCTAAAATCTCTCTGCAGGATCAGATTTTTACATATCAAGGGTTCAAAGACAGTACCTCGTAAGTAACAAGTAGCTAATTTTACAGGATGAACAAAAAACTTTTTAAGAGTTGATAAGATGTAGTTATTTTTTgaaatcttttaaatttgtgaagcaaaattaaaaaaaaaattaagtcacTTATGAGGTAATGTCTGTTTTTGTCTGTCACATACGAGGTAATGTTCATTTCTTTAATGGTTAATGTTTGTATTATCGCTGTTATTAGGAAAATTAAAGACAAGAGTATCTCATTCttcaaatttgtatttatttaataataaatagataaatacatACTTACCTAAATAAAAACTACATAAAACAGAAAAGGAAAAAAAAGCAAATATTagtttattctgattgttaaaatctaaaaaacaaggtaacaaaatcttaaaattatgGCAATGAGGAACAAATCATGCACTAGTactaatattataaacattaatTAAGATTAAGACTTATACGACAACAAATCATAAAAATACCAACAGTCTTTAGAAATAACTGATTTGATTATTTGTAGGTGGTCATACTTTGTTTTTGAAATTGCTGGTCTATTCTATGGGGGaaatttaataatagaaaaatcaaCATTTTTTGGTATGGTTGAGATTTCTTCAAAGGAATCTTCAAAATTGATTCTAAACAATAGTTTTCCATTAGTATATCTTAAAACACGAGTATCTGTAACTGTATTACCACCAACTAATTTACTAGGTCTAATAGACTTAGATTTCATAAGATTTTTGTCGCCAAAATTTTGGAAAAAGGTGTAATCAAAATTTACTACTGTAAATGGATTTTTATGCCTAACTTCCTTCGTTAACCTTAAATAGTCATTAGGAAGATaaattttcctattttttaggaCTGTTTCAATAGAGCTGTGCACTGAATCACACACCATTTACGTgacatttttctaaaaatttttggtCAATAATGACATTGTATTTTTCAGATAAGAAAAACAAAGTATTAGACATTGCACTGTTCCGGTTTTGAGCAGTACACCCATCCGAACAGATAGTTATGGGAAGTTTGTGTGATGAGTTCAGAAAATATTCTTCCAAATAATGTTTCAGAAAAGATGCGTAGGTGGAAGCCTGACCATCTGCCTCTGTCTGGTTGTACCAATAGCAACTAGCTTGGCTACTAGCCAAATTATAGATAGTATAATTATGGCAGCAAAGTTTAGTTTTATAGTAGAGTGCACTGGCCGGTAATTGAGGAGATAGTTTCACTGACTGAACATCCATCGTAATAACAAAAAGTTTTCCTTCAATAGCCTCCTTTTTGTAACATTCTTTCTCACTTCTAGCTAGATCTTTTCTGATTATGTGGTCATTATATTCTTTTTCagataaatttctatttttaaatttaaaacaactgTCACAATGGTCTTTGCGTGGATAAAAAATAGACAACTTCATTGTGTCCATCATAGTTCTTAAACAAGTGTGAGTTAATGGAGTCTTTCCATTTTCTGTTCAAAATTTGAAGTAAGCTCTATACAAATCTGAAACAGACTGAAACACTTTCTCCAGATAAAGTCTATCAGTGTCTTTGTGACAGTAATGGGATGGCAGTTTGTTGAGATTGTtcagaaaactgcttaaaaattcttgatcttttttaaatatatttacttgTGGCTTCCGCGTACtaactttgtttttaaatgtttcattCATTCCATTTTGGTTTTCCATCACCCAAGATCTTACAGACCACTCTCCTAAAGCTAATGTTCCAAGGTACATAGATTTACATACAGGAacattttcattattaactttcaGGCTATACTGAAATGTTACATTACGGCGAGACTCATGGTCTAATTTTTTTAGTCTTGTTTTTTTACTTACATCAACGGTGTTGGACACAAAAATTTTGCGCTGATCCCAAGACATTTTCTcccaaaacattttaaataacttGTTACTGTCTTCCTCCGAGATAAGAAAACATTTTGGTGTAGATTTATTGTTTGCACTGACTTGCATCTTGTTTTCATCTTTCTTTCGGTTCTCTTGGTTTATTGATTTCTTGATCTGTTGCGTTTGATGCGTCACATTCAATCTCGAAACTTAAGCTAGAATTTGTGTCAAATCTTTCATCGTCCATTTCTGGCTCATAACTTTCGTCACTATCCTCTTTTTCTGGATTAGTAGATTCAACTAAAGTATTATTTTCACTTTGAGAATTGTTGGCTAATGTCGATCAGTTCATTGTTGGTAGTTTTTTCCATAACATTTTGTAGACTTGTATGATTATTTTCTAAAGAATTTTCTATAATACTATTATTTTCCAGCAAGTCTAATGTCTCATGTATATTCTCCAAGCAACTAAAACTGTCATCAAAAACCACAGTAGCGTTGTTAATTATATCTTCCATTTCTTTTGGAGAAAGAACTGGTGCAATAGACTGAGCATTATCTATTACCAATAAAACCGAATTAGACAGggtatttaattttttctgcgCTTGATGACAGTCACTCTCTGGATCAATATTCTCGGTTTCTTTATTATTGTTGATACGTTCGTTTAGATGGCGAAGATATTGTTTCACCTGTTTTAACTTTAACTAACCGCATCATTTCCTTAGTATGACTGGAAAATGGCATTATGCTTTTTAAGTGCACTAACTCGGTAACTGTATTGAAGGCTGGATCTCGTAGGTGACACCTATAAATAAAACAGTTTATAAGAGAAATATTAATCAACAGCAACACAAACACTGCTTTAGACAGCCAAATTATGTTGTATTTAACAGAATAAATACagttgattttaataaaatctccATTTTACCTTTAAACTTCAAATAACGGCGATCAAAACAACAACACTCAAACATGCCCACTGACATACTGTACAAACTGCACCATACGAGGTactggttttaaaatatttttacggCGCATTTACGACTTAACGTTCCCTTACAGTTTTCTACCTAAGGCCTGAAATATTTGGTTCTTTAGAACTGCCAATAGATGGATCTGTATATCCTAAACTAGATTATATGACAAaacagattttaataaaaatgtcacTTAGGAGGTACTGTCTTTGAACCCCGGATatgtacatttaaaattaggagaatacattgataatagtttgccagtcaaaaagtggccacaaatatttttaattcaattgatagtaattaatttttgaacaaaaattttatttcattcatttattttttaaataaaatatgcagCTTAAGACgtatatatgcatgtttttttatatcaaattaaatctaatttttttaatatgattatataaggttgcctgagaaaaaaaTGGTCACAAATTAGGGTTTCCAGCTGTTAAAAACAAGAGGtatcaataaatatatatatatatatatatatatatatatatatatatatatatatatatatatatatatatatatatataatatatatatatatatatatatatatatatatataatatacatacacatattatacatattatcacttgtcaaacctTGTCA from Diabrotica undecimpunctata isolate CICGRU chromosome 4, icDiaUnde3, whole genome shotgun sequence encodes:
- the LOC140439353 gene encoding huntingtin-interacting protein K, with protein sequence MADDQAINGSAEDLPEKNQKKVAKYDSGAADLEKVTDYAEEKEISTQDVANAISAIGDRRNKDALEKQAREKELLKVSIKKEDVDLIVREMEISRTLAERTLREYHGNVVNALIALTN
- the LOC140439351 gene encoding histidine triad nucleotide-binding protein 1-like, translating into MAFLVKNSIKNVKWKQLFEISSCQQILRIREMSSEVEKSQKATFNSKKGTIFDKIISKEIPADIIFEDDKCLAFNDVNPQAPVHFLVIPKRRIPKLDDSKETDKELIGHVIYTAKTLAQKKLPNGYRLVINNGKDGCQSVYHLHIHILGGRQMDWPPG
- the LOC140439348 gene encoding LOW QUALITY PROTEIN: uncharacterized protein (The sequence of the model RefSeq protein was modified relative to this genomic sequence to represent the inferred CDS: deleted 1 base in 1 codon); the encoded protein is MNYFLPFAFNYTCKFSCRQSSYFPQMNPVPVEWNIPPPPGTEDLLLEEINDDPGHRSEKEMSIEREDEENEPAGRPIDLVNPYLKNPEYVEYEKRYLDRRFRSKSRSQSRERFRRRHSRSRSKGRSRRSRSRSRHRRRRYSSSKSRSRSPSYYRRHRHKRRRSPKHSRSKSRSKSHSRSYKSSKLKHRRSPQRSSEERDTNMQDINSQFNPSVEDTTKDNVFKNDGSFLEMFKKMQEQQKKVEEPPPVVAPKPIPIFGKRRGGKVLKTGMVQKPKPPTSEESSSHDAWSMYMSEVRKYKAACCDDDSKSRPLVK